In Trichoderma breve strain T069 chromosome 4, whole genome shotgun sequence, the following proteins share a genomic window:
- a CDS encoding protein kinase domain-containing protein: MSRKMSADPEGYASSDAYEIVRKISSGKHADLFEGVRVRDLKSCIIKPAKEVGRHRIEQEIKMLRSLQGGANIPNLYDVVQDNQTEPLSVVFEYIENTDFRSLYPRFSAEDVRYYMKELLKALEFSHSKGIMHRDIRPHNIMIDHSQRKLRLFNWDYADIYVPNSRYSVRVSYGFIKAPELLLHYEEYDCSLDMWNFGVVFASLIFRKEPFFHGNSIFHILQTITRVLGTKGLLNYVEKYDIETDPDGVDAIPYYEKRNWESFFSEGNERYRSDEAVDLLDKLLQWDHKQRLTAAEALKHAYFN, from the exons ATGTCTAGGAAAATGTCGGCCGATCCCGAAG GATATGCGAGCAGCGATGCGTACGAGATCGTGCGCAAGATTT CCTCCGGTAAACATGCAGATCTCTTTGAAGGCGTTCGAGTGAGAGATCTCAAGAGTTGCATTATCAAGCCGGCGAAGGAAGTAGGGAGACACAGAATAGAGCAAGAGATCAAAATGCTTCGTTCGTTACAAGGAGGAGCAAACATCCCGAACCTCTATGATGTTGTACAAGACAATCAG ACGGAACCGCTGTCGGTGGTCTTCGAATACATCGAAAACACCGATTTTAGATCTTTATATCCCCGTTTCAGCGCCGAAGATGTCCGATACTACATGAAAGAACTTCTCAAAGCTCTTGAGTTTTCCCATAGCAAGGGAATCATGCATAGAGACATTCGGCCGCATAATATCATGATTGACCATAGTCAACGAAAG CTGCGTCTATTCAACTGGGATTATGCCGACATTTACGTTCCGAACTCTAGGTATAGCGTCCGTGTTAGTTATGGATTCATCAAGGCCCCCGAATTACTCTTGCACTACGAGGAATATGACTGCAGCTTAGATATGTGGAACTTTGGAGTAGTTTTTGCTTCTTTAATTTTCCGAAAAGAGCCGTTCTTCCACGGAAATAGTATCTTTCACATCCTACAGACGATTACACGGGTGTTGGGCACCAAAGGTCTGCTCAACTATGTGGAGAAGTATGATATAGAAACTGACCCAGACGGCGTTGATGCCATTCCGTATTACGAGAAGAGGAATTGGGAAAGTTTCTTCAGCGAGGGAAATGAACGATATCGAAGCGACGAAGCTGTAGATCTCTTGGATAAGCTCCTACAGT
- a CDS encoding GMC oxidoreductase domain-containing protein, whose product MSTQYSGYGSSLPDEFDIIVAGGGSCGCVVAGRLANLDHNLKVLLIEAGESNLNNPWVFRPGIYPRNMKLDSKTASFYESRPSKWLAGRKAVVPCAHVLGGGSSINFMMYTRASASDYDDFQAKGWTTQELLPLMRKHETYQRASQNREIHGFEGPIKVSFGNYTYPIKDDFLRAAESQGIPVVDDLQDLVTGHGAEHWLKWINRDTGRRSDTCSTKVDKVIIENGRAVGVQTVPTKHLGSGQPPTRIFRARKQIVVSGGTLSSPLILQRSGIDHYLTFSVFRAKPDVETFDDFVRGDPEVQKRVFDEWHLKGTGPLATNGIDAGVKIRPTEQELKEFESWPTPHFKDGWKSYFKDKPDKPVMHYSVISGWFGDHMLMPPGKFFTMFHFLEYPFSRGSTHIKSADPYDSPDFDCGFMNDERDMVPMVWGYIKSRETARRMDAYAGEVETMHPFFEYDSPARAHDMDLATTKAYALPGNLSAGITHGSWSSYLPEADTKAGVNILSSNKVNTRQELKYNSNDIKAIEEWVKRHVESTWHSLGTCSMAPKEGNSIVKHGVLDERLNVHGVKGLKVADLSICPDNVGCNTYSTALLIGEKAAMLVAEDLGYSGEALEMKVPTYHAPGELALQYRL is encoded by the exons ATGTCAACACAGTATTCGGGGTATGGGAGCTCGCTGCCCGATGAGTTCGATATCATCGTGGCAGGAGGTGGAAGTTGCGGATGTGTAGTTGCGGGCCG ACTGGCAAACTTGGACCACAATCTCAAAGTTTTGTTGATTGAGGCTGGCGAGAGCAACCTGAACAATCCTTGGGTCTTTCGACCCGGTATTTATCCACGGAACATGAAATTGGACTCCAAAACTGCCTCTTTTTATGAGTCTCGTCCGTCTAAATGGTTAGCTGGTCGAAAGGCCGTTGTACCTTGCGCCCACGTCCTCGGTGGTGGTTCGTCAATCAACTTCATGATGTACACACGTGCCTCAGCATCCGACTATGACGATTTCCAGGCCAAAGGTTGGACAACTCAAGAGTTACTGCCGCTCATGAGGAAGCATGAGACGTATCAAAGAGCTAGCCAGAATCGGGAAATACACGGCTTCGAAGGCCCCATCAAAGTGTCTTTTGGCAACTATACATATCCGATCAAAGACGACTTCCTTCGAGCTGCAGAGTCGCAGGGAATCCCTGTAGTTGACGATCTCCAAGATCTAGTCACAGGTCATGGGGCTGAGCACTGGCTGAAGTGGATTAATCGAGACACCGGACGACGAAGCGACA CTTGCAGTACAAAGGTCGACAAGGTCATAATCGAGAATGGGCGGGCCGTCGGCGTGCAGACAGTTCCCACCAAACATCTGGGCTCGGGCCAGCCTCCAACCCGCATATTCCGAGCGCGCAAGCAGATCGTCGTATCGGGCGGGACGCTCTCGTCCCCACTAATTCTTCAGAGATCAGGCATCG ACCATTACTTGACCTTTTCAGTGTTCAGGGCCAAGCCAGATGTCGAGACGTTTGACGACTTCGTTCGGGGCGACCCTGAAGTGCAAAAGC GCGTCTTCGATGAATGGCATCTCAAGGGAACTGGCCCTCTTGCAACCAATGGCATCGATGCAGGAGTCAAGATTCGCCCTACAGAGCAAGAACTAAAAGAATTCGAGAGCTGGCCAACTCCCCACTTTAAAGACGGCTGGAAGAGTTATTTTAAAGACAAGCCAGATAAGCCAGTGATGCACTACAGTGTCATATCCGGCTGGTTTGGTGACCACATGTTGAT GCCTCCCGGGAAATTTTTCACCATGTTCCATTTCTTGGAATATCCTTTTTCGAGAGGCAGCACTCATATCAAGAGCGCTGACCCATACGACAGCCCAGACTTCGACTGTGGCTTCATGAACGATGAGCGGGACATGGTACCAATGGTGTGGGGTTACATTAAATCCAGGGAGACGGCACGGAGAATGGATGCATATGCGGGAGAGGTGGAGACCATG CACCCCTTCTTTGAGTATGACTCCCCAGCAAGAGCTCATGATATGGACCTGGCCACGACCAAGGCCTACGCCCTTCCGGGTAACCTATCAGCTGGAATCACCCATGGCAGCTGGTCTTCTTATCTCCCTGAAGCTGACACTAAAGCCGGCGTCAATATCCTGTCTTCCAACAAAGTCAATACGCGCCAAGAGCTCAAGTATAACAGCAATGATATCAAGGCGATTGAAGAATGGGTTAAGCGCCACGTGGAGAGTACTTGGCACAGCTTGGGAACATGCTCTATGGCTCCCAAGGAGGGTAACAGTATCGTAAAGCACGGAGTCTTGGATGAGCGTCTGAATGTCCACGGCGTTAAAGGACTCAAGGTTGCCGATCTGAGTATCTGCCCCGACAATGTGGGCTGCAACAC ATACTCGACGGCTCTCCTGATTGGAGAAAAAGCCGCGATGTTGGTAGCTGAAGATCTCGGCTATTCTGGAgaggcattggagatgaaggttCCAACGTATCATGCACCCGGTGAACTGGCATTGCAGTATCGTCTCTAA
- a CDS encoding glycosyl hydrolases family 18 domain-containing protein, whose product MPSLSFTAALGLLSLLPAAQAGWNQNSNDNIVVYWGQNSGSVGQNRLSYYCQNAPDVDVINISFMVGITNLNLNLANVGNNCTSFPQAPNLLNCPQVAADIVECQQTYGKTIMMSLFGSTYSESGFSSSSAAVSAAQEIWAMYGPVQSGNSTPRPFGNAVVDGFDFDLEDPIENNMEPFAAELKSLMDAATSKKFWLSAAPQCPYPDVSDESFLDGQVAFDWVNVQFYNNGCGVSHYPTDFNWATWDNWAKTVSANKNAKVLIGTPANVGGANAGSFPTDSQLSGAISLAKGTSSFGGVMLWDMAQLFTNTGYLAKIVADLGGSASTPPPPPPSTTLATVTRTSTAASGPTSSAPSGGNGGSVPQWGQCGGDGYTGPTQCQAPFKCVVESEWWSSCQ is encoded by the coding sequence AtgccttctctttctttcacTGCTGCCCTCGGgcttttgtctcttctccctgctGCGCAGGCTGGCTGGAATCAAAACAGCAACGACAACATCGTCGTGTACTGGGGTCAGAATTCCGGCAGCGTTGGCCAGAACAGGCTCTCATACTACTGCCAGAACGCCCCTGATGTCGACGTCATCAACATTTCCTTCATGGTTGGCATCaccaacctcaacctcaacctcgccAACGTTGGCAACAACTGTACCTCTTTCCCTCAGGCTCCCAACCTGCTTAACTGCCCCCAGGTTGCGGCCGATATCGTCGAGTGCCAGCAAACCTATGGCAAGACCATCATGATGAGTCTGTTCGGCTCCACTTACTCCGAGAGTGGCTTCAGCTCCTCGTCCGCTGCTGTCTCGGCTGCCCAGGAGATCTGGGCCATGTACGGCCCTGTCCAGAGCGGCAACAGCACTCCCCGACCTTTCGGTAACGCCGTTGTCGACGGTTTCGACTTTGATCTTGAGGACCCTATCGAGAACAACATGGAGCCCTTCGCCGCTgagctgaagagcttgatggaTGCCGCCACTTCCAAGAAGTTCTGGCTCTCTGCTGCTCCCCAGTGCCCCTACCCCGATGTCTCGGACGAGTCTTTCCTCGATGGTCAGGTCGCTTTCGATTGGGTTAATGTCCAGTTCTACAACAACGGATGTGGTGTCTCTCACTACCCTACCGACTTCAACTGGGCTACCTGGGACAACTGGGCCAAGACTGTCAGCGCCAACAAGAACGCCAAGGTTCTCATCGGTACTCCTGCCAACGTCGGTGGTGCCAACGCCGGATCCTTCCCTACCGACTCTCAGCTCTCTGGAGCTATCAGCCTTGCCAAGGGCACTTCCAGCTTCGGTGGTGTCATGCTGTGGGATATGGCTCAGCTTTTCACCAACACTGGATACCTGGCCAAGATCGTTGCTGACCTCGGCGGCTCGGCTTCTactcctccccctccccctccttctACCACCCTGGCAACTGTCACCCGAACTTCCACTGCCGCCAGCGGTCCTACCTCCTCTGCTCCCTCCGGTGGCAACGGCGGCTCTGTTCCTCAGTGGGGCCAGtgcggtggtgatggataCACTGGTCCTACCCAGTGCCAGGCTCCCTTCAAGTGTGTCGTTGAGTCTGAGTGGTGGTCTTCTTGCCAGTAA
- a CDS encoding NAD dependent epimerase/dehydratase family domain-containing protein, which translates to MAWNILITGAAGYIGGSLVVGLLSSESVKFRPENIHVLVRSEEQVGHFTSLGVNAVQCSLLDEDKITGIVLEKNVDIIIHCASSLDPNLAYPLISALQKRRQTTGKDTYFIHTAGMGAFSKETGWPHGPVKDTDPVFELEKKVPENDAFPVTRVSVAITDFAQKLGVTSFIVFPPLVYGRGTGPYKKLSVQVPGLIRAFIEQKMVYKFDYEGRWPAAHISDVADYYLLLIDLIIQGKPPQSGEKGYYFAATHYLSWWEISEGLAKSLHARGLVKEPVPVVWPSVELAEKALGFPSPYVQVAFSSSPQGIADKRYTIGWEPKWNAPDFFNIIDDEIQSVLDLDIARASIADFFAKDNVEGSKE; encoded by the exons ATGGCGTGGAATATCTTGATCACTGGCGCAGCCGGATATAT TGGAGGGTCTCTTGTTGTTGGACTTCTTTCTAGTGAGAGTGTCAAGTTTAGACCAGAAAATATCCATGTTCTCGTTCGTTCTGAGGAACAAGTAGGACACTTCACTTCGCTGGGTGTAAATGCCGTACAATGTTCTTTGCTAGATGAGGACAAGATAACCGGAATTGTGCTTGAGAAAAATG TCGATATCATTATTCATTGTGCAAGTTCACTGGATCCTAATCTGGCATACCCTTTAATCTCGGCTTTACAGAAGAGACGCCAAACCACCGGGAAAGACACATATTTTATTCAC ACGGCTGGAATGGGTGCTTTTAGCAAAGAAACAGGCTGGCCTCATGGCCCGGTAAAAGACACTGATCCTGTCTTTGAACTTGAGAAAAAAGTGCCAGAGAATGATGCATTCCCTGTGACGAGG GTGAGCGTTGCGATAACCGACTTCGCTCAGAAATTAGGCGTAACATCCTTCATTGTATTTCCGCCACTTGTTT ATGGTCGAGGTACCGGCCCGTACAAGAAGCTGTCCGTTCAGGTGCCTGGCCTCATTCGTGCGTTCATTGAGCAGAAGATGGTATACAAATTCGACTACGAAGGC CGGTGGCCGGCAGCGCATATATCTGATGTAGCAGACTACTATCTTCTGCTCATCGACCTCATTATCCAAGGAAAGCCTCCCCAGAGTGGTGAAAAAGGATATTATTTCGCGGCGACTCATTACTTAAGCTGGTGGGAAATATCAGAAGGCTTGGCTAAATCTCTTCATGCCCGCGGTTTAGTGAAAGAGCCGGTGCCGGTTGTTTGGCCAAGTGTAGAACTTGCTGAAAAGGCTCTCGGGTTTCCGTCGCCATACGTGCAAGTCGCCTTCAGTTCCAG CCCACAGGGTATTGCAGATAAAAGATACACGATTGGATGGGAACCAAAGTGGAATGCTCCCGACTTTTTTAATATCATTGATGACGAGATACAGAGCGTACTTGATCTTGATATAGCTCGAGCTTCCATTGCAGATTTCTTCGCAAAGGACAATGTCGAGGGTTCTAAGGAATAA
- a CDS encoding carbon-nitrogen hydrolase domain-containing protein: MAPILKIALVQFQAKPLCVQENFDKAVSEIRSAASQGSHLVVLPEYHLTSWVPEDPSFAIACAASTQYLSQYQNLARKLNIHIVPGTIVEPATIRPSDAVATSHPEQDVFAGDPIVELHNKTYFIAATSGDILGTYQKKNLWHVERGVLTADRRTLHKAFDVPLPDGHIVRVGLLICWDLAFPEALRQLAADGAKIVVIPAYWHIKKVNPRLLALNADSEAVFLDSVTVARAYENTCAVAFCNAWGHSQVALPVLGSLGKLGAETEGCLISEIDLDALEVAESHYKVREDIGGKEWHY; the protein is encoded by the exons ATGGCCCCGATATTAAAAATTGCACTTGTTCAGTTTCAGGCCAAA CCCCTTTGTGTGCAGGAAAACTTTGACAAAGCAGTTTCAGAAATCCGATCCGCTGCCTCACAAGGAAGTCATCTCGTTGTATTGCCAGAATATCACCTCACATCATGGGTCCCAGAGGACCCTTCGTTTGCCATAGCCTGTGCAGCTTCCACGCAATATCTTTCTCAGTATCAAAATCTAGCTAGGAAGTTAAATATTCACATTGTTCCAGGCACCATTGTTGAACCTGCTACTATCCGACCATCGGATGCCGTTGCTACTTCTCATCCAGAGCAAGACGTATTTGCAGGTGATCCCATAGTGGAGCTACACAACAAGACATACTTCATCGCCGCGACTTCTGGAGATATCCTGGGAACataccaaaagaaaaacttGTGGCATGTCGAGCGCGGCGTTTTGACTGCTGATAGGCGAACGCTGCACAAGGCGTTTGATGTTCCGCTCCCCGATGGCCATATAGTGCGAGTCGGTCTGCTTATATGTTGGGATCTCGCCTTTCCAGAAGCTCTGAGACAATTAGCTGCGGATGGCGCAAAGATTGTCGTTATTCCTGCATACTGGCACATCAAAAAGGTCAATCCAAGGCTTCTGGCTCTAAATGCGGACTCCGAAGCAGTGTTCTTGGATAGCGTTACCGTTGCTAGAGCTTACGAGAACACATGTGCCGTTGCGTTTTGCAACGCTTGGGGTCATAGCCAAGTCGCGTTGCCGGTGCTAGGATCACTTGGTAAACTAGGAGCTGAGACAGAAGGCTGTCTCATTAGTGAGATAGACTTGGATGCTCTAGAAGTCGCAGAGAGTCATTACAAAGTCCGAGAGGATATAGGTGGCAAAGAATGGCACTATTAG
- a CDS encoding heterokaryon incompatibility protein (HET) domain-containing protein: MNYKYSPLSAASRGTFSIRLLHLLPTCNSQPDGSLSCRLVETKIVDRSLDTSALSYTWGLPIFSHSLKILDNNDDNGILTSQLSSSREIRITENLYAALRCLRKQTETLVLWVDAVCIDQNNIVERNSQVANFPKTYAEATSVLVWLGPDDVLSHGRLCLDFFTELAAIILEDPNSESENDQRSWRKRFRINQRSWFKRRWIIQEVVLANDVWVHYGATNIHWNAFELALVELFENDKGGFSDDHRTILRTMSRIRNADAMLKRQTPLDTLVEFDSFECSNPRDRLYALYGVMQHWFPNSAGMQVLVENINYGLPIRDIFTDFAILMMKLRDDFPLDSNYNSTTHVLQLAAAMRPTLQRGVASQDTGIPSWVPDWTGIMRHKPLHHSPESSDASRGIPKQHFQIMNLKNNSRALVAVGLVHDVIKAVIPLDILPLTGAVHKAKHALNNFLCSIATSFDEIGFFSSGNTDIYSPTGQHIISAIAVSLVANWEHTPANSYFAQDARFPAQFLEQLRSSRHHLPEILHKWPAYVELVAITMRGRSLVLTGSGYVGICDTNVRAGDVVAAKSCSSLTNGEIPTEEAFELLGDAYIHALMNGEAAEGLGKRLETSLRRLYIL; this comes from the exons ATGAATTACAAGTATAGTCCCTTGTCCGCCGCATCTCGCGGTACTTTTTCTATCCGACTGTTGCACCTTTTGCCAACATGTAATTCGCAGCCCGATGGCTCCTTGAGCTGTCGCCTGGTGGAAACAAAGATCGTCGATCGCAGCCTTGACACATCC GCCTTATCATATACTTGGGGGTTGCCGATATTTTCACACTCACTGAAGATTCTAGACAACAATGACGATAATGGTATTCTCACCTCTCAACTCTCTTCTAGCCGCGAAATTCGCATTACTGAAAACTTGTACGCTGCGCTGCGCTGTTTGAGAAAGCAAACCGAGACGCTCGTCCTATGGGTAGACGCCGTCTGCATCGATCAGAACAACATAGTAGAACGCAACAGCCAAGTTGCCAATTTCCCAAAAACTTATGCTGAAGCCACAAGTGTCCTTGTTTGGCTAGGACCGGACGACGTTCTGAGTCATGGAAGGCTATGCCTTGATTTCTTCACCGAACTTGCTGCTATCATCCTCGAAGATCCGAATagtgagagtgagaatgACCAGCGGTcttggaggaagaggttcaGAATCAATCAG AGGTCATGGTTTAAGCGGCGATGGATTATCCAAGAGGTGGTATTAGCCAACGATGTCTGGGTGCATTATGGTGCAACGAACATACATTGGAATGCCTTTGAGTTGGCCTTGGTCGAACTATTTGAGAATGACAAGGGCGGGTTTAGCGACGATCACCGTACAATTCTACGGACAATGTCGCGAATTAGGAACGCAGATGCGATGCTGAAACGGCAGACACCACTCGACACTCTCGTGGAGTTTGACAGCTTTGAATGCTCAAATCCCAGAGATCGATTATACGCGTTATATGGCGTGATGCAACACTGGTTCCCAAACTCGGCGGGCATGCAAGTCCTCGTTGAAAATATTAACTACGGACTACCTATTCGCGACATCTTCACGGACTTTGCTATtctcatgatgaagctgagGGACGACTTTCCTCTTGATAGCAATTACAACTCCACCACTCACGTACTGCAACTTGCTGCAGCTATGCGCCCAACACTGCAGAGAGGTGTAGCAAGTCAAGATACAGGAATTCCATCATGGGTACCAGATTGGACTGGAATAATGCGCCACAAACCGCTCCACCACTCCCCAGAAAGCAGTGATGCTTCACGAGGGATACCCAAACAACATTTCCAAATAATGAACCTCAAAAATAACAGCCGTGCTCTCGTTGCTGTCGGCCTAGTGCATGACGTTATTAAGGCTGTCATCCCACTGGACATTCTACCTCTCACTGGAGCTGTTCACAAGGCTAAACATGCACTGAATAACTTTCTTTGTTCGATTGCAACAAGTTTCGACGAAATaggcttcttttcttctggcAATACCGACATCTACAGTCCTACGGGCCAACACATTATCAGCGCCATCGCTGTGAGTTTGGTGGCTAATTGGGAACATACTCCCGCCAACTCTTATTTTGCGCAAGACGCTCGCTTTCCAGCCCAGTTCTTGGAGCAACTGCGTTCCTCGAGGCATCATCTACCCGAGATTTTGCACAAGTGGCCCGCCTACGTTGAACTCGTCGCTATTACTATGCGGGGGCGCAGCTTGGTGCTCACGGGGTCAGGGTACGTTGGCATATGTGACACCAATGTTCGGGCAGGCGATGTA GTAGCAGCGAAGAGTTGTTCATCTTTGACTAATGGAGAAATACCTACAGAAGAGGCTTTTGAGCTACTAGGAGATGCGTATATCCACGCGCTAATGAATGGTGAGGCGGCAGAGGGTTTGGGAAAGAGACTTGAGACTTCACTTCGGAGACTATATATATTATGA
- a CDS encoding NADH:flavin oxidoreductase / NADH oxidase family domain-containing protein, translated as MASRFPSASEDVSPLAQPLRFEFSQRIASNRFLKASMTEKLSSWDPQKKEARGIPSTEIHNVYQRWGEGGLGHILTGNIMLAYDQLEAPGNLIIPTDAPFEGPRFEAFVKLASVARAHGSLITGQVTHPGRQVERRIQPDPVSASDVQLQGKVFGLEFAKPHPASQEEINEIVRSFSFAAQYLHRAGFDGIELQGAHGYLLSQFLSRTTNLRTDAYGGTLRNRARLIMEIAQAIRASTPSDFILGIKINSVEFQSGGFTVEEARELCHMLEEATFDFVELSGGTYQAMAFKHERESTRKREAFFLEFAAMIVPALHKTKMYVTGGFRTIRGMLDALKTVDGVGLGRVVAQEFSLSKDLLNGAITGAIDPKVDQDDFALTNIIAGSQIRQVGKGQDPIDMSREENVQTFLGAMSTWAQQMAGDAQTMNLYGYVDLDL; from the coding sequence ATGGCGTCCCGCTTCCCTTCAGCTAGCGAAGATGTTTCACCACTGGCACAACCGCTGCGCTTCGAGTTCAGCCAGAGGATCGCATCTAATCGATTCTTGAAAGCCTCAATGACCGAGAAGCTCAGTTCCTGGGATCCTCAGAAGAAAGAGGCTCGGGGAATTCCCTCAACAGAGATACACAACGTGTACCAGCGATGGGGAGAAGGTGGCCTCGGGCATATCTTGACTGGCAATATCATGTTGGCATATGACCAGCTTGAAGCACCTGGCAACCTCATCATTCCTACGGATGCTCCATTCGAGGGACCGCGTTTTGAGGCCTTCGTCAAGCTCGCTTCTGTTGCACGGGCACATGGTAGCCTTATTACTGGGCAGGTCACACACCCAGGACGACAAGTCGAACGAAGAATCCAGCCTGACCCCGTCTCTGCCAGTGATGTTCAACTCCAGGGTAAAGTTTTTGGACTTGAGTTTGCCAAACCTCATCCTGCTTCTCAGGAAGAGATAAACGAGATTGTGCGCAGTTTCAGCTTTGCAGCACAGTACCTACACCGAGCCGGCTTTGACGGTATTGAGCTGCAAGGTGCTCACGGGTACTTACTTTCGCAGTTTCTCTCGCGAACGACCAACCTCCGGACAGATGCATATGGTGGTACCCTGAGGAACCGCGCCCGTCTCATCATGGAGATTGCCCAAGCTATTAGGGCAAGTACACCCTCAGACTTCATTTTGGGAATCAAAATCAACAGTGTGGAGTTTCAGTCAGGTGGATTTAcagtggaagaagcaagagagcTCTGCCACATGCTCGAAGAGGCAACCTTTGACTTTGTTGAACTCAGTGGCGGCACATACCAGGCAATGGCTTTCAAGCACGAACGCGAGTCAACAAGAAAACGAGAAGCGTTCTTCCTTGAGTTTGCGGCTATGATTGTGCCTGCACTGCACAAGACAAAAATGTACGTTACCGGAGGGTTCAGGACCATCCGCGGGATGCTAGATGCTTTGAAAACAGTTGATGGTGTCGGCCTTGGTCGGGTGGTTGCACAGGAATTTAGTCTGAGTAAAGACTTGCTGAATGGTGCCATAACTGGTGCCATTGACCCAAAGGTAGATCAAGATGACTTCGCTTTGACCAATATCATTGCAGGCAGCCAGATTCGGCAAGTGGGCAAAGGGCAAGATCCGATTGATATGAGCCGAGAAGAAAATGTGCAAACATTTCTCGGGGCGATGAGCACCTGGGCTCAACAGATGGCAGGGGATGCCCAAACAATGAATTTGTACGGCTATGTTGACTTGGACTTGTAG
- a CDS encoding nmrA-like family domain-containing protein — MPSLHIALVGATGNLGPVILQALLAASLQTTVLTRVGSAHKVSVPAGSESLLKVQEVDYNSHDNLVSALQTVDVVLSTLGFADLFSTQKKLIDASLKAKVSRFIPSEFGNDSANPFVRKLPLYGDKIKTQEYLEEKAAQNPGFSYTMCYNNSFLDWQLQIGFMVNLKDHSATLYDGGDVLFSATRLSTIGKAVVGVIQNLEATRNKHVYFHDIAITQNQLIDIAKRIDGKEWSTNVVSTAEIEEKSYEMLKSSDPKEVGNSALGFIARACWGAGYGGNFSEKLSNNLLGISGMSIDDLENLVREIIG; from the coding sequence ATGCCTTCACTACATATCGCTCTCGTCGGCGCTACGGGCAACCTCGGCCCAGTGATCCTGCAAGCACTTCTTGCGGCCTCGCTCCAGACTACGGTCTTAACAAGAGTAGGGAGTGCTCACAAGGTCTCCGTACCAGCCGGATCGGAAAGCCTATTAAAGGTTCAGGAGGTAGATTACAACTCGCACGACAACCTCGTCTCCGCACTCCAAACTGTCGACGTGGTTCTGTCAACTCTCGGCTTTGCAGACCTGTTTAGCACGCAGAAAAAGCTGATTGACGCTTCTCTGAAGGCGAAAGTCTCTCGTTTCATCCCTTCGGAGTTTGGAAATGATTCAGCAAACCCTTTCGTCCGAAAGCTGCCGCTTTATGGGGACAAAATCAAGACCCAAGAGTACTTGGAGGAAAAGGCTGCTCAGAACCCAGGCTTTAGCTATACCATGTGTTATAACAACTCTTTCTTGGATTGGCAACTCCAAATCGGCTTTATGGTCAATCTAAAAGACCACAGTGCTACGCTATATGATGGTGGCGATGTTTTGTTCTCCGCGACTCGACTTTCAACCATTGGGAAGGCCGTGGTTGGTGTGATCCAAAATCTCGAAGCCACAAGAAATAAACATGTCTACTTCCACGATATCGCTATCACCCAGAATCAGCTCATTGACATTGCAAAGCGCATCGACGGAAAAGAGTGGTCGACGAATGTTGTCTCGACTGCTGAGATTGAAGAAAAATCTTATGAAATGCTGAAAAGCAGCGACCCGAAGGAAGTCGGAAATTCAGCGCTCGGATTTATTGCCCGGGCCTGCTGGGGCGCAGGATATGGAGGTAATTTCAGTGAGAAACTTAGCAATAATCTGCTCGGGATTTCCGGAATGAGCATTGACGACCTTGAGAATTTGGTACGGGAAATTATTGGTTGA